Proteins co-encoded in one Lasioglossum baleicum chromosome 14, iyLasBale1, whole genome shotgun sequence genomic window:
- the Betacop gene encoding coatomer subunit beta isoform X2, whose amino-acid sequence MSTVAEQPCYTLINIPTDTEPLNELQLKQDLEKGDVHTKIDALKKTIHMILSGERLPGLLMTIIRFVLPLQDHTIKKLLLIFWEIVPKTSPDGKLLQEMILVCDAYRKDLQHPNEFVRGSTLRFLCKLKEPELLEPLMPAIITCLEHRHSYVRRNAVLAIFTIYRNFEFLIPDAPELIAKYLEGEQDMSCRRNAFLMLLHADQNKALAYLAACLDQVPSFGDILQLVIVELIYKVCLANPSERARFIRCIYSLLNSPSAAVRYEAAGTLVTLSNAPTAIKAAASCYIELVVKESDNNVKLIVLDRLIAMKESPIYERVLQDLVMDVLRVLGSPALEVRTKTLALAMDLVTTRTIEEMVQLLKKEVLRTVGGEHEDAGRYRQLLVRTLHACSIKFSDVAATVIPVLTDFLSENNEAAATDVLVFVREAIQRFENLRPLIVEKLLEVFPHIRSVKVHRAALWILGEYATTKEDIEAFMSRIRAALGELPLLETENKRQAGEKSEDGTTPTAPAQLVTSDGTYASQSAFSAASTSNKEEKRPALVQYMMDGDFFIGASLATTLAKLALRYKGLEDDVQKSNRMQAESMLIMTSVLQLGRSGLPTKAMTHDDAERLSLCLRSLACPTPLVQKVFTEGCREALGRMLTAKVEEDSQNQKAKEKPGSTVQVDDAIQFLQLSRGSDLTGGAGDMFEQSLSAAVAGRPGASGDAPAPSALSKVTQLTGFSDPVYAEALVHVNQYDIVLDVLIVNQTEDTLQNCTLELATLGDLKLVERPQPIVLAPRDFASIKANVKVASTENGIIFGNIVYDVSGAGSDRSVVVLNDIHIDIMDYIVPATCTDAEFRQMWAEFEWENKVSVNTTLSDLREYLAHLLKSTNMRCLTPEKALSGQCGFMAANMYAKSIFGEDALANMSIEKPLNKPDAPVVGHIRIRAKSQGMALSLGDKINSTQKGPQSKVVQAA is encoded by the exons ATGAGCACAGTTGCGGAGCAACCATGTTACACACTGATCAACATTCCAACGGACACGGAGCCACTGAACGAGCTCCAGTTGAAGCAGGACCTGGAGAAAGGTGATGTCCACACAAAGATCGATGCTCTCAAGAAGACGATTCACATGATCCTGAGCGGAGAACGTCTGCCGGGACTCCTGATGACTATTATCAGATTTGTCCTGCCTCTACAGGATCACACGATCAAGAAGCTTCTATTAATATTCTGGGAGATCGTTCCGAAAACCTCTCCCGATGGCAAGCTCCTTCAGGAGATGATTTTAGTCTGCGATGCTTATAGGAAGGACTTGCAGCATCCGAATGAATTCGTCAGGGGATCGACTCTCAG ATTCCTTTGTAAATTGAAAGAGCCGGAGCTTTTGGAACCACTGATGCCTGCGATTATCACTTGCTTGGAGCACAGACACTCCTACGTCAGACGCAATGCTGTGCTGGCTATTTTCACAATCTACAGGAACTTTGAGTTCCTTATTCCCGATGCCCCGGAACTAATAGCCAAATATTTAGAAGGAGAACAGGACATGTCGTGTAGGAGAAACGCATTTCTGATGCTGTTGCATGCTGATCAGAATAAGGCGCTGGCTTATCTGGCCGCTTGTTTGGACCAAGTGCCCAGCTTCGGTGATATATTGCAGCTGGTTATCGTTGAATTAATCTACAAG GTGTGTCTAGCAAATCCATCGGAAAGAGCACGTTTCATTAGATGCATTTATAGTTTACTAAACTCCCCGAGCGCTGCTGTGCGTTACGAAGCAGCCGGAACCTTGGTGACACTGTCTAACGCTCCGACAGCGATCAAAGCTGCAGCTTCCTGTTACATCGAGCTGGTTGTGAAAGAGAGCGACAACAACGTTAAGCTGATCGTGCTGGATCGTTTGATCGCGATGAAGGAGAGTCCTATTTACGAAAGGGTTCTTCAAGATCTAGTTATGGACGTGCTTAGAGTTctag GTTCGCCAGCTTTAGAAGTCAGAACAAAAACGTTAGCTCTGGCCATGGACTTGGTAACCACCCGCACGATAGAGGAGATGGTGCAGCTCCTGAAGAAGGAAGTATTAAGAACTGTTGGCGGGGAACACGAAGACGCCGGCAGATACAGGCAACTCCTCGTGCGAACGTTGCACGCCTGCTCCATCAAATTCTCGGACGTAGCGGCTACGGTGATTCCTGTGCTGACAGACTTCCTGTCGGAGAATAACGAAGCCGCGGCGACCGATGTCCTGGTGTTCGTCCGTGAAGCTATTCAGAGATTCGAGAATCTCAGACCGCTCATCGTCGAGAAGCTACTCGAA GTATTCCCACATATCAGATCGGTCAAGGTACACAGAGCGGCTCTATGGATTTTGGGCGAGTACGCAACAACAAAGGAAGACATCGAAGCCTTCATGAGTCGCATACGAGCTGCCCTAGGCGAATTACCATTACTAGAGACAGAGAATAAGCGTCAAGCTGGAGAGAAGTCTGAAGATGGAACCACTCCAACTGCTCCAGCACAGTTGGTCACGTCGGACGGAACTTACGCGAGCCAGAGTGCATTCAGCGCTGCATCTACCA GCAACAAAGAAGAGAAACGTCCAGCACTGGTCCAGTACATGATGGACGGTGACTTCTTCATCGGCGCGTCCTTAGCCACAACCTTAGCCAAGCTAGCGCTTCGCTACAAGGGCCTCGAGGACGATGTCCAGAAGAGCAACCGCATGCAAGCCGAGTCGATGTTGATAATGACCAGCGTGTTGCAATTAGGTCGCTCAGGTTTGCCCACGAAGGCAATGACACACGACGACGCTGAACGGTTGTCTCTGTGCTTGAGATCTCTAGCCTGTCCCACGCCGCTTGTTCAAAAGGTGTTTACCGAGGGCTGTCGCGAAGCTCTCGGCAGAATGTTGACGGCTAAAGTGGAGGAGGATTCGCAGAATCAGAAG GCTAAAGAGAAGCCAGGCAGCACAGTCCAGGTGGACGACGCCATACAGTTCCTGCAGCTGAGCCGTGGATCAGATCTAACCGGTGGAGCTGGAGACATGTTCGAGCAGAGTCTCAGCGCTGCTGTTGCCGGAAGACCTGGCGCTAGCGGAGATGCACCAGCTCCCAGTGCTTTAAGCAAGGTCACCCAGTTAACCGGCTTCTCGGATCCAGTTTACGCGGAAGCCCTGGTCCACGTTAATCAGTACGACATCGTCCTGGATGTATTAATTGTGAACCAGACCGAAGACACTCTTCAGAACTGCACTCTGGAGCTGGCGACGTTGGGCGATTTGAAACTTGTCGAGAGGCCGCAGCCCATTGTGCTCGCGCCGAGGGACTTTGCTAGCATCAAGGCCAACGTGAAGGTGGCCTCCACGGAGAACGGAATCATTTTTGGAAATATAG TTTACGATGTGTCCGGCGCTGGATCCGACAGGAGCGTGGTAGTCCTGAACGACATACATATCGACATCATGGACTACATAGTCCCGGCAACGTGCACCGATGCAGAGTTCCGGCAAATGTGGGCGGAGTTCGAGTGGGAGAACAAGGTGTCTGTAAATACCACGTTGTCGGACCTGAGAGAGTATCTTGCCCATCTACTGAAGTCGACGAACATGCGTTGTCTCACCCCGGAAAAG GCACTTTCTGGTCAGTGCGGTTTCATGGCTGCGAACATGTACGCGAAGTCGATATTCGGCGAGGACGCATTAGCGAACATGTCCATCGAGAAACCACTGAACAAGCCAGACGCTCCTGTGGTCGGCCATATTCGCATCAGAGCGAAGAGCCAAGGAATGGCGTTATCGTTAGGGGATAAAATCAATTCCACACAAAAGGGACCGCAGAGCAAGGTCGTGCAAGCTGCTTAA
- the Betacop gene encoding coatomer subunit beta isoform X1 — MSTVAEQPCYTLINIPTDTEPLNELQLKQDLEKGDVHTKIDALKKTIHMILSGERLPGLLMTIIRFVLPLQDHTIKKLLLIFWEIVPKTSPDGKLLQEMILVCDAYRKDLQHPNEFVRGSTLRFLCKLKEPELLEPLMPAIITCLEHRHSYVRRNAVLAIFTIYRNFEFLIPDAPELIAKYLEGEQDMSCRRNAFLMLLHADQNKALAYLAACLDQVPSFGDILQLVIVELIYKVCLANPSERARFIRCIYSLLNSPSAAVRYEAAGTLVTLSNAPTAIKAAASCYIELVVKESDNNVKLIVLDRLIAMKESPIYERVLQDLVMDVLRVLGSPALEVRTKTLALAMDLVTTRTIEEMVQLLKKEVLRTVGGEHEDAGRYRQLLVRTLHACSIKFSDVAATVIPVLTDFLSENNEAAATDVLVFVREAIQRFENLRPLIVEKLLEVFPHIRSVKVHRAALWILGEYATTKEDIEAFMSRIRAALGELPLLETENKRQAGEKSEDGTTPTAPAQLVTSDGTYASQSAFSAASTSNKEEKRPALVQYMMDGDFFIGASLATTLAKLALRYKGLEDDVQKSNRMQAESMLIMTSVLQLGRSGLPTKAMTHDDAERLSLCLRSLACPTPLVQKVFTEGCREALGRMLTAKVEEDSQNQKSTFRFPQAKEKPGSTVQVDDAIQFLQLSRGSDLTGGAGDMFEQSLSAAVAGRPGASGDAPAPSALSKVTQLTGFSDPVYAEALVHVNQYDIVLDVLIVNQTEDTLQNCTLELATLGDLKLVERPQPIVLAPRDFASIKANVKVASTENGIIFGNIVYDVSGAGSDRSVVVLNDIHIDIMDYIVPATCTDAEFRQMWAEFEWENKVSVNTTLSDLREYLAHLLKSTNMRCLTPEKALSGQCGFMAANMYAKSIFGEDALANMSIEKPLNKPDAPVVGHIRIRAKSQGMALSLGDKINSTQKGPQSKVVQAA; from the exons ATGAGCACAGTTGCGGAGCAACCATGTTACACACTGATCAACATTCCAACGGACACGGAGCCACTGAACGAGCTCCAGTTGAAGCAGGACCTGGAGAAAGGTGATGTCCACACAAAGATCGATGCTCTCAAGAAGACGATTCACATGATCCTGAGCGGAGAACGTCTGCCGGGACTCCTGATGACTATTATCAGATTTGTCCTGCCTCTACAGGATCACACGATCAAGAAGCTTCTATTAATATTCTGGGAGATCGTTCCGAAAACCTCTCCCGATGGCAAGCTCCTTCAGGAGATGATTTTAGTCTGCGATGCTTATAGGAAGGACTTGCAGCATCCGAATGAATTCGTCAGGGGATCGACTCTCAG ATTCCTTTGTAAATTGAAAGAGCCGGAGCTTTTGGAACCACTGATGCCTGCGATTATCACTTGCTTGGAGCACAGACACTCCTACGTCAGACGCAATGCTGTGCTGGCTATTTTCACAATCTACAGGAACTTTGAGTTCCTTATTCCCGATGCCCCGGAACTAATAGCCAAATATTTAGAAGGAGAACAGGACATGTCGTGTAGGAGAAACGCATTTCTGATGCTGTTGCATGCTGATCAGAATAAGGCGCTGGCTTATCTGGCCGCTTGTTTGGACCAAGTGCCCAGCTTCGGTGATATATTGCAGCTGGTTATCGTTGAATTAATCTACAAG GTGTGTCTAGCAAATCCATCGGAAAGAGCACGTTTCATTAGATGCATTTATAGTTTACTAAACTCCCCGAGCGCTGCTGTGCGTTACGAAGCAGCCGGAACCTTGGTGACACTGTCTAACGCTCCGACAGCGATCAAAGCTGCAGCTTCCTGTTACATCGAGCTGGTTGTGAAAGAGAGCGACAACAACGTTAAGCTGATCGTGCTGGATCGTTTGATCGCGATGAAGGAGAGTCCTATTTACGAAAGGGTTCTTCAAGATCTAGTTATGGACGTGCTTAGAGTTctag GTTCGCCAGCTTTAGAAGTCAGAACAAAAACGTTAGCTCTGGCCATGGACTTGGTAACCACCCGCACGATAGAGGAGATGGTGCAGCTCCTGAAGAAGGAAGTATTAAGAACTGTTGGCGGGGAACACGAAGACGCCGGCAGATACAGGCAACTCCTCGTGCGAACGTTGCACGCCTGCTCCATCAAATTCTCGGACGTAGCGGCTACGGTGATTCCTGTGCTGACAGACTTCCTGTCGGAGAATAACGAAGCCGCGGCGACCGATGTCCTGGTGTTCGTCCGTGAAGCTATTCAGAGATTCGAGAATCTCAGACCGCTCATCGTCGAGAAGCTACTCGAA GTATTCCCACATATCAGATCGGTCAAGGTACACAGAGCGGCTCTATGGATTTTGGGCGAGTACGCAACAACAAAGGAAGACATCGAAGCCTTCATGAGTCGCATACGAGCTGCCCTAGGCGAATTACCATTACTAGAGACAGAGAATAAGCGTCAAGCTGGAGAGAAGTCTGAAGATGGAACCACTCCAACTGCTCCAGCACAGTTGGTCACGTCGGACGGAACTTACGCGAGCCAGAGTGCATTCAGCGCTGCATCTACCA GCAACAAAGAAGAGAAACGTCCAGCACTGGTCCAGTACATGATGGACGGTGACTTCTTCATCGGCGCGTCCTTAGCCACAACCTTAGCCAAGCTAGCGCTTCGCTACAAGGGCCTCGAGGACGATGTCCAGAAGAGCAACCGCATGCAAGCCGAGTCGATGTTGATAATGACCAGCGTGTTGCAATTAGGTCGCTCAGGTTTGCCCACGAAGGCAATGACACACGACGACGCTGAACGGTTGTCTCTGTGCTTGAGATCTCTAGCCTGTCCCACGCCGCTTGTTCAAAAGGTGTTTACCGAGGGCTGTCGCGAAGCTCTCGGCAGAATGTTGACGGCTAAAGTGGAGGAGGATTCGCAGAATCAGAAG TCGACTTTCCGATTTCCGCAGGCTAAAGAGAAGCCAGGCAGCACAGTCCAGGTGGACGACGCCATACAGTTCCTGCAGCTGAGCCGTGGATCAGATCTAACCGGTGGAGCTGGAGACATGTTCGAGCAGAGTCTCAGCGCTGCTGTTGCCGGAAGACCTGGCGCTAGCGGAGATGCACCAGCTCCCAGTGCTTTAAGCAAGGTCACCCAGTTAACCGGCTTCTCGGATCCAGTTTACGCGGAAGCCCTGGTCCACGTTAATCAGTACGACATCGTCCTGGATGTATTAATTGTGAACCAGACCGAAGACACTCTTCAGAACTGCACTCTGGAGCTGGCGACGTTGGGCGATTTGAAACTTGTCGAGAGGCCGCAGCCCATTGTGCTCGCGCCGAGGGACTTTGCTAGCATCAAGGCCAACGTGAAGGTGGCCTCCACGGAGAACGGAATCATTTTTGGAAATATAG TTTACGATGTGTCCGGCGCTGGATCCGACAGGAGCGTGGTAGTCCTGAACGACATACATATCGACATCATGGACTACATAGTCCCGGCAACGTGCACCGATGCAGAGTTCCGGCAAATGTGGGCGGAGTTCGAGTGGGAGAACAAGGTGTCTGTAAATACCACGTTGTCGGACCTGAGAGAGTATCTTGCCCATCTACTGAAGTCGACGAACATGCGTTGTCTCACCCCGGAAAAG GCACTTTCTGGTCAGTGCGGTTTCATGGCTGCGAACATGTACGCGAAGTCGATATTCGGCGAGGACGCATTAGCGAACATGTCCATCGAGAAACCACTGAACAAGCCAGACGCTCCTGTGGTCGGCCATATTCGCATCAGAGCGAAGAGCCAAGGAATGGCGTTATCGTTAGGGGATAAAATCAATTCCACACAAAAGGGACCGCAGAGCAAGGTCGTGCAAGCTGCTTAA
- the LOC143215704 gene encoding uncharacterized protein LOC143215704: MHRPLQIIRVALFVVAMHAALQAHAAPDRMLRQTDSRLPLSCKNIARDVIMNSCKGPRARRSIHKLDLQDLEKQSKIDASEVPTEEIHVSQQKRQWGGGFGFGPYSGFGQYPGMGVDVANNYHNTDIETPFFDIQDNRGSQMFQEQYGGGYMPMPYGPPGMYPMRRSADISDKLLGYELSPEELEELHEDIGERLARNSKDMNKKIFMNVAAKCCPNAKLCYENPSLIPCMGY, translated from the exons ATGCATCGTCCACTGCAAATCATCCGCGTCGCGCTTTTCGTCGTTGCGATGCACGCCGCGCTCCAAGCTCACGCTGCCCCGGATCGGATGTTGAGGCAAACAGACTCCAGACTACCCTTATCCTGCAAAAACATCGCCAGGGACGTGATCATGAACAGCTGCAAAGGACCGAGGGCCAGGAGATCTATCCACAAGCTGGATCTTCAAGATCTGGAGAAACAATCGAAAATCG ATGCGTCAGAAGTGCCAACGGAAGAGATACACGTGTCACAGCAGAAACGGCAATGGGGTGGAGGTTTTGGTTTTGGACCGTATTCTGGCTTTGGACAATATCCTGGCATGGGCGTCGATGTTGCAAACAACTATCACAACACAGACATTGAAACTCCGTTCTTCGATATTCAAGACAATCGAGGAAGCCAAATGTTCCAGGAACAATATGGCGGTGGCTATATGCCGATGCCTTACGGCCCTCCGGGAATGTACCCAATGAGAAGATCTGCT GACATCTCTGACAAACTTCTGGGCTACGAGCTGTCTCCAGAGGAACTCGAAGAGCTGCACGAAGACATCGGAGAACGATTGGCCAGGAATTCGAaagatatgaataagaagatcttcATGAACGTGGCCGCAAAATGTTGTCCGAACGCGAAGTTATGTTATGAAAATCCAAGTCTGATACCTTGCATGGGATACTGA
- the LOC143215624 gene encoding insulin-like growth factor 1, with the protein MTRSYATVRRGRAKRMVLLGLVLLTLLDSVIGIPYKRSLLRLCSKNLSDALYLACKGRGYNEPFSYSAEDDPQDPEGPGLAEECCYRMCSYTQLEQYCKPNKSSPADAVRNSAWIVNSVDPSVRPGTSSEERSRSDIDYVAGTVKYKTHGLRGARKKGTHPDRDDTVGCDGRNSVRRHRGCRPRRQKHRRHGKPPHGFH; encoded by the exons ATGACGAGAAGCTACGCTACCGTTAGACGAGGCAGAGCGAAGAGGATGGTCCTGCTGGGACTGGTCCTCCTCACGCTCTTAGATTCTGTGATCGGTATTCCGTACAAGAGATCGTTGCTGAGGTTGTGCTCGAAAAACCTCAGCGACGCATTGTACCTAGCTTGCAAAGGAAGAGGATACAACGAACCGTTCTCCTACAGCGCTGAAGACGATCCGCAAGATCCTGAAGGACCTGGACTAGCGGAGGAATGTTGCTATCGCATGTGCTCATATACACAGCTGGAACAATACTGCAAGCCGAACAAATCCAGTCCCGCGGACGCCGT GAGAAATTCGGCCTGGATAGTAAATTCAGTAGATCCCTCCGTGAGGCCGGGAACGTCGTCGGAGGAGAGATCAAGGTCCGATATCGATTACGTCGCCGGCACGGTTAAGTATAAGACCCACGGGCTGAGGGGGGCACGAAAAAAGGGAACGCACCCGGACCGCGACGATACCGTCGGCTGCGATGGAAGAAACTCCGTGAGAAGACATCGTGGGTGCCGGCCTCGACGGCAGAAGCATCGTCGTCATGGCAAG CCACCACATGGATTTCACTAA